The Agromyces atrinae genome window below encodes:
- a CDS encoding amidase domain-containing protein: MRRPSHRQPSRPFAKTRTNPPSGRRRRVAEPLSTRRRFSVHAAAASTSVLAMAAVVVFAGLVAPTGQPVEATAEAATTDDSTIDASGVTAPFEEAKPDEPRITSDLSVAEAPVTGGTVITVEGTELTSVASVSIGGLTAPIVAATDETLSFETPAVSAESVGSLAVQFLDASGEPVVVGPATSTASVASVGVALDNPAPLAPTSSPAPLSLSLTLTYVPDPRVVSQMDYVMAHWSDYNTAEFTVISGNDCMNFTSQSLLARGWVMDAGWFYDASTGAYSPSWVSSTAFRDYLATRPDLGVELDDSQRDLVKVGDIAQFDWDSSGDRDHTAIVSRVERTESGTRIWVAGHTKDSDYWDVDEALTTGGGTVHYWSLN, from the coding sequence GTGCGCAGACCTTCTCATCGACAGCCTTCCCGCCCCTTCGCAAAGACGCGCACCAACCCTCCCTCCGGCCGACGCCGTCGCGTCGCCGAACCGCTCAGCACCCGCCGCCGCTTCTCGGTGCACGCGGCTGCCGCGTCGACGTCGGTGCTCGCAATGGCGGCCGTCGTCGTCTTCGCCGGACTCGTCGCCCCCACCGGCCAGCCGGTCGAAGCCACGGCCGAGGCCGCGACGACGGATGACTCGACGATCGATGCCTCGGGCGTGACCGCCCCGTTCGAAGAGGCGAAGCCCGACGAGCCCCGCATCACGAGCGATCTCTCGGTCGCCGAGGCTCCCGTCACAGGTGGCACGGTCATCACCGTCGAGGGCACCGAACTGACATCCGTCGCCTCCGTGAGCATCGGCGGCCTCACTGCTCCGATCGTCGCCGCCACCGACGAGACGCTGAGCTTCGAGACGCCCGCCGTCTCGGCGGAATCCGTCGGGTCGCTCGCCGTGCAGTTCCTCGACGCATCGGGCGAGCCCGTGGTCGTCGGCCCCGCGACGAGCACCGCCTCGGTCGCCTCGGTCGGCGTCGCGCTCGACAATCCGGCGCCGCTCGCTCCGACGTCGAGCCCTGCGCCGCTCTCCCTATCGCTCACGCTGACCTACGTGCCCGACCCGCGGGTCGTCAGCCAGATGGACTACGTCATGGCGCACTGGAGCGACTACAACACGGCCGAGTTCACCGTCATCTCGGGCAACGACTGCATGAACTTCACGAGCCAGTCGCTGCTCGCCCGCGGCTGGGTCATGGACGCCGGCTGGTTCTACGACGCCTCGACGGGCGCGTACTCGCCGTCATGGGTGAGCTCGACGGCCTTCCGCGACTACCTCGCGACGCGCCCCGACCTCGGCGTCGAACTCGACGACTCGCAGCGCGACCTCGTCAAGGTCGGCGACATCGCCCAGTTCGACTGGGATTCCTCGGGCGACCGCGACCACACGGCGATCGTCAGCCGCGTCGAGCGCACCGAGTCGGGCACGCGCATCTGGGTCGCCGGTCACACGAAGGACTCGGACTACTGGGATGTCGACGAGGCCCTCACCACGGGCGGCGGCACCGTCCACTACTGGAGCCTCAACTAA
- a CDS encoding M15 family metallopeptidase: MAETRGRQRASRRVRRNRTIAVASVLVIGGLVAGALALGGGVLAGTPKETPAAAPETQTPTPDPTRPAPGTAVDPAAVDTFDRNAHSLDDPASIWVVVNRARSMPSDYVPPDLVDVPIAHTNVPVLRQEASDAVVAMANAARDEAGLELASNSAYRSYDTQVGLYGDGSDPTTAPPGASEHQTGFAIDIGAASGECSLNTCMADTAEGIWLRDNAWRFGFLLRYPAEKVDITGYPFEPWHFRYVGVDLSTEMHDTGFTTLEEFFGLPAAPM; the protein is encoded by the coding sequence GTGGCAGAAACTCGGGGTCGTCAGCGCGCTTCGCGCCGTGTGCGTCGCAATCGCACCATCGCCGTCGCATCCGTCCTCGTGATCGGCGGTCTCGTCGCGGGAGCACTCGCCCTCGGTGGCGGCGTCCTCGCCGGCACGCCGAAGGAGACACCGGCCGCGGCCCCGGAGACGCAGACCCCGACTCCTGACCCGACGCGCCCCGCCCCCGGAACGGCCGTCGACCCGGCCGCCGTCGACACCTTCGACCGCAACGCGCACTCGCTTGACGATCCGGCGAGCATCTGGGTCGTCGTGAACCGGGCGCGCAGCATGCCGTCCGACTACGTTCCGCCCGACCTCGTCGACGTGCCGATCGCGCACACCAACGTGCCCGTGCTCCGTCAGGAGGCGAGCGACGCCGTCGTCGCGATGGCGAACGCCGCACGCGATGAGGCCGGTCTCGAGCTCGCCTCGAACAGCGCGTATCGGAGCTACGACACGCAGGTCGGCCTCTACGGCGACGGCAGCGACCCGACGACCGCTCCTCCCGGCGCGAGCGAGCACCAGACGGGCTTCGCCATCGACATCGGAGCGGCCTCGGGCGAGTGCTCGCTCAACACGTGCATGGCAGATACCGCTGAGGGCATATGGCTGCGCGACAACGCGTGGCGCTTCGGATTCCTGCTGCGTTACCCCGCCGAAAAGGTCGACATCACGGGGTACCCGTTCGAGCCGTGGCACTTCCGTTACGTCGGCGTCGACCTCTCGACCGAGATGCACGACACCGGTTTCACGACGCTGGAAGAGTTCTTCGGGCTTCCCGCAGCACCGATGTAG
- a CDS encoding ABC transporter substrate-binding protein has protein sequence MTVRLSRRTSVAAAIAGAASIALLASGCSTGGGDDASGEAGEDVTLTVTTFGTFGYDDLYKEYEELNPGVTIKATNIDTGGNARTDAFTKIAAGSGLSDIVAIEEGWLGAIMDVSDQFVDLTEYGIADRKGDWVEWKYDQATDPEGRVIGYGTDIGPSGICYNADAFAAAGLPTDRDEVATLLDGDWENYFDVGRQYQAATGKAWMDHSGFVWNAMVNQLPEGYYTSDGELNVEGNTELQGRFELLGSAVGDGLSAAQTAWDWNGGKSFLDGTFATLVCPGWMLGVAKGQIEAGGGDADNGWDFADVFPGGPTNWGGAFLSIPETSQHKEAAAKLADWLTQPEQQVKQSAAAGNFPSTLNAQETLAAEATPNEFFNDAPTGAILAERAVGIKAQYKGADDSVIQENVFGPPLQKLDRGEATTQQAWDEAISLLNSLVKQ, from the coding sequence GTGACCGTGAGACTCTCACGCCGTACCTCGGTTGCCGCCGCGATCGCTGGCGCCGCATCCATCGCACTACTCGCATCGGGCTGTTCGACCGGAGGCGGCGACGACGCATCCGGTGAGGCCGGGGAAGACGTGACACTGACCGTCACCACCTTCGGCACGTTCGGATACGACGACCTCTACAAGGAGTACGAGGAACTCAACCCGGGCGTCACCATCAAGGCGACCAACATCGACACCGGCGGAAACGCCCGCACCGACGCGTTCACGAAGATCGCCGCCGGCTCGGGTCTCTCCGACATCGTCGCCATCGAAGAAGGATGGCTCGGCGCCATCATGGACGTCTCCGACCAGTTCGTCGACCTCACCGAGTACGGCATCGCCGATCGCAAGGGCGACTGGGTCGAATGGAAGTACGACCAGGCCACCGACCCCGAGGGCCGTGTCATCGGCTACGGCACCGACATCGGCCCCTCGGGCATCTGCTACAACGCCGACGCGTTCGCCGCTGCCGGTCTGCCGACCGACCGCGACGAGGTCGCCACCCTCCTCGACGGCGACTGGGAGAACTACTTCGATGTCGGACGCCAGTACCAGGCAGCCACCGGCAAGGCCTGGATGGACCACTCCGGGTTCGTCTGGAACGCTATGGTCAACCAGCTCCCCGAGGGGTACTACACCTCGGACGGCGAGCTGAACGTCGAGGGCAACACCGAACTGCAGGGTCGCTTCGAGCTGCTCGGCTCGGCCGTGGGCGACGGCCTCTCGGCTGCTCAGACGGCCTGGGACTGGAACGGTGGAAAGTCGTTCCTCGACGGCACCTTCGCGACGCTCGTCTGCCCGGGCTGGATGCTCGGTGTGGCCAAGGGCCAGATCGAAGCCGGCGGCGGCGACGCTGACAACGGTTGGGACTTCGCAGATGTCTTCCCCGGCGGACCGACCAACTGGGGTGGAGCGTTCCTCTCGATCCCCGAGACGTCGCAGCACAAGGAAGCAGCGGCGAAGCTCGCCGACTGGCTGACGCAGCCCGAGCAGCAGGTCAAGCAGTCCGCTGCGGCCGGTAACTTCCCGAGCACCCTCAACGCGCAGGAGACCCTCGCCGCCGAGGCCACGCCGAACGAGTTCTTCAACGACGCTCCGACCGGCGCCATCCTCGCCGAGCGTGCCGTCGGCATCAAGGCTCAGTACAAGGGCGCCGACGACTCGGTCATCCAGGAGAACGTCTTCGGACCGCCCCTCCAGAAGCTCGACCGCGGCGAAGCCACCACGCAGCAGGCCTGGGACGAAGCGATCTCGCTTCTGAACTCGCTCGTCAAGCAGTAG
- a CDS encoding carbohydrate ABC transporter permease, producing MTSTLQPSPKRDAPTDGSAQKPRPAASSRLNFRQRLSRFDVKASPYFYISPFFLLFGLIGLFPLVYTLVVSMHDWDLLKGQGDFVGIENFTKILGDSMFWNSIGNTISIFLLSAIPQLIVAIVIAYLLDQGLRAKTFWRMSVLLPFVVTPVAVALIFSSIFNEADGLANNLLNLIGIPDQAWKHDTFLSHVAIATMVNFRWTGYNALILLAAMQSVPRDLYESAAIDGANAVRRFFSITIPSIRPTLIFVIITSTIGGLQIFAEPRLFDVSTAGGIGGSDRQFQTTVLFMWELAFFRRDFGEAAAVAWLLFLLIVVFGLVNFLISRRIATGEGRPSNRARRRARGENR from the coding sequence ATGACCTCCACACTCCAGCCGTCGCCGAAGCGCGACGCGCCGACCGACGGCTCCGCGCAGAAGCCGCGCCCCGCGGCATCCTCTCGCCTGAACTTCCGGCAGCGGCTCTCGCGCTTCGATGTGAAGGCATCGCCGTACTTCTACATCTCCCCCTTCTTCCTGCTCTTCGGCCTCATCGGCCTCTTCCCCCTCGTGTACACGCTCGTCGTGTCGATGCACGACTGGGACCTCCTCAAGGGCCAGGGCGACTTCGTCGGCATCGAGAACTTCACGAAGATCCTCGGCGACAGCATGTTCTGGAACTCGATCGGCAACACGATCTCGATCTTCCTGCTGTCGGCCATCCCCCAGCTCATCGTCGCGATCGTGATCGCGTACCTGCTCGACCAGGGCCTGCGGGCCAAGACCTTCTGGCGCATGAGCGTTCTGCTGCCGTTCGTCGTGACCCCCGTCGCCGTCGCCCTCATCTTCTCGAGCATCTTCAACGAGGCCGATGGTCTCGCGAACAACCTGCTCAACCTCATCGGCATCCCCGACCAGGCGTGGAAGCACGACACGTTCCTCAGCCACGTCGCCATCGCGACGATGGTGAACTTCCGCTGGACGGGATACAACGCCCTCATCCTGCTCGCCGCCATGCAGTCGGTGCCGCGCGACCTCTACGAGTCGGCCGCCATCGACGGCGCCAACGCCGTGCGCCGCTTCTTCTCGATCACGATCCCGTCGATCCGCCCGACCCTCATCTTCGTCATCATCACGTCGACGATCGGCGGCCTGCAGATCTTCGCCGAGCCGCGTCTCTTCGACGTGTCGACCGCGGGCGGCATCGGCGGCAGCGACCGCCAGTTCCAGACGACGGTGCTCTTCATGTGGGAGCTCGCCTTCTTCCGCCGCGACTTCGGTGAGGCGGCCGCCGTCGCGTGGCTCCTCTTCCTCCTCATCGTGGTCTTCGGCCTCGTCAACTTCCTCATCTCCCGGCGCATCGCGACGGGTGAGGGCAGACCCAGCAACCGTGCCCGGCGCCGTGCCCGAGGAGAGAACCGATGA
- a CDS encoding carbohydrate ABC transporter permease has translation MGVAGIGSRPGFLTYGLLTAFVIGSAYPLWWSVVVGSGTNATRGETLPLLPGGNFFANAAKVLDAIPFWLALANSLIVSSVITVSVVTFATLAGYAFAKLRFKGRDGLMVFVIATMAIPTQLGIIPLFMVMRELGWTGTLGAVIVPTLVTAFGVFFMRQYLVDVIPDELIEAARMDGANQFRTFLTVGLPAARPAMAILGLFTFMMAWTDYLWPLIVLGPTNPTLQTALSQLQSGYYIDYPVVLTGAVLATLPLLVLFVIAGKQLISGIMAGAVKG, from the coding sequence ATGGGCGTCGCCGGCATCGGCAGCCGCCCAGGCTTCCTCACCTACGGCCTCCTCACCGCCTTCGTCATCGGCAGCGCCTACCCGCTGTGGTGGTCGGTCGTCGTCGGCAGCGGCACGAACGCGACACGCGGCGAGACGCTGCCCCTCCTCCCGGGCGGCAACTTCTTCGCGAACGCCGCGAAGGTGCTCGACGCCATCCCGTTCTGGCTCGCCCTCGCGAACTCGCTCATCGTCTCGAGCGTCATCACGGTCTCGGTCGTGACGTTCGCGACCCTCGCCGGCTACGCCTTCGCGAAGCTGCGCTTCAAGGGTCGCGACGGCCTCATGGTCTTCGTCATCGCGACGATGGCGATCCCCACGCAGCTCGGCATCATCCCGCTCTTCATGGTCATGCGCGAACTCGGCTGGACGGGCACCCTCGGCGCCGTCATCGTGCCGACCCTCGTCACGGCCTTCGGTGTCTTCTTCATGCGCCAGTACCTCGTCGACGTCATCCCCGACGAGCTCATCGAGGCGGCGCGCATGGACGGCGCGAACCAGTTCCGCACCTTCCTCACGGTGGGCTTGCCCGCGGCCCGCCCCGCGATGGCGATCCTCGGCCTCTTCACGTTCATGATGGCGTGGACCGACTACCTGTGGCCGCTCATCGTGCTCGGCCCGACCAACCCGACCCTGCAGACGGCGCTCAGCCAGCTGCAGTCGGGGTACTACATCGACTACCCGGTGGTCCTCACCGGTGCGGTCTTGGCGACACTTCCCCTGCTCGTGCTGTTCGTCATCGCCGGCAAGCAGCTCATCTCGGGAATCATGGCAGGAGCAGTGAAAGGCTGA
- a CDS encoding GH1 family beta-glucosidase, producing MVNTFPPGFLWGSATAAAQIEGAAHEGGKEDSIWDAYARVPGSVAAGDTPDRAVDHYHRMPEDVALMKSLGLDSYRFSTSWARVVPGGRTVNAKGLDFYSRLVDELLDAGILPWLTLYHWDLPQALQEKGGWTNRDTAHRFVEYAEATYEALGDRVSHWTTFNEPLCSSLIGYAGGEHAPGLTDPRAALAAVHHQHLAHGLATTRLRELAAASSRPIELGITLNLTNAVPNDPTDPVDLEAARRIDGLWNRMFLEPLLLGSYPADVLDDVRDFGLAELIEPGDLETISAPIDFLGVNHYHDDNVSGHPQPASARPSLKPTAKPGRSPFPGSEYVSFPSRGLPRTAMDWEVNPDGLETLLVRLGREYPNLPPLYITENGAAYDGDVVVDGAVDDPERRDYILAHIGAVARAIEGGADVRGYFVWSLLDNFEWAWGYAKRFGIVHVDYDTFVRTPKASALAYADVIRQSKEADRQAIADDARATLSQVEA from the coding sequence ATGGTGAACACTTTTCCCCCCGGATTCCTCTGGGGATCGGCCACCGCGGCCGCTCAGATCGAAGGCGCGGCCCACGAGGGCGGCAAGGAGGACTCGATCTGGGATGCCTATGCGCGCGTTCCCGGGAGCGTAGCCGCAGGCGACACCCCCGACCGCGCGGTCGACCACTACCACCGCATGCCCGAGGACGTCGCGCTCATGAAGAGCCTCGGACTCGACTCGTACCGCTTCTCGACGAGCTGGGCTCGCGTCGTTCCCGGCGGCCGCACGGTCAACGCGAAGGGTCTCGACTTCTACTCGCGACTCGTCGACGAACTGCTCGACGCCGGCATCCTGCCGTGGCTGACGCTCTATCACTGGGACCTCCCGCAGGCCCTGCAGGAGAAGGGCGGCTGGACGAACCGCGACACCGCGCACCGCTTCGTCGAGTACGCCGAGGCGACGTACGAGGCTCTCGGCGACCGCGTCTCGCACTGGACGACGTTCAACGAACCGCTCTGCTCCTCTCTCATCGGCTACGCCGGCGGCGAGCACGCCCCGGGTCTCACCGACCCCCGAGCGGCCCTCGCCGCGGTGCACCACCAGCACCTCGCGCACGGTCTCGCGACGACCCGGCTCCGTGAGCTCGCGGCCGCGTCGAGCCGCCCGATCGAGCTCGGCATCACGCTCAACCTCACGAACGCCGTGCCCAACGACCCGACCGACCCCGTCGACCTCGAGGCCGCGCGCCGCATCGACGGCCTGTGGAACCGCATGTTCCTCGAGCCGCTGCTGCTCGGGTCGTACCCGGCCGATGTGCTCGACGACGTGCGCGACTTCGGTCTGGCCGAGCTCATCGAGCCGGGCGACCTCGAGACGATCTCCGCTCCGATCGACTTCCTCGGCGTCAACCACTACCACGACGACAATGTGTCGGGTCATCCGCAACCGGCATCCGCTCGCCCCTCGCTCAAGCCGACCGCGAAGCCGGGCCGCTCGCCGTTCCCGGGCAGCGAGTACGTCTCGTTCCCGTCGCGCGGCCTGCCGCGCACGGCGATGGACTGGGAGGTCAACCCCGACGGGCTCGAGACGCTCCTCGTGCGCCTCGGCCGCGAGTACCCGAACCTCCCGCCGCTCTACATCACCGAGAACGGCGCGGCCTACGACGGCGACGTCGTAGTCGACGGGGCCGTCGACGACCCGGAGCGACGGGACTACATCCTCGCGCACATCGGTGCGGTCGCTCGCGCGATCGAGGGGGGAGCCGATGTGCGCGGGTACTTCGTCTGGTCGCTGCTCGACAACTTCGAGTGGGCCTGGGGGTACGCGAAGCGATTCGGTATCGTGCACGTCGACTACGACACCTTCGTGCGCACCCCGAAGGCCAGTGCGCTCGCGTACGCCGACGTCATCCGCCAGTCGAAGGAAGCCGATCGACAGGCGATCGCGGATGACGCGCGCGCAACGCTCTCGCAGGTCGAGGCATAG
- a CDS encoding LacI family DNA-binding transcriptional regulator, with product MVAARAGVSRATVSRVVNGSPKVTPDVAHAVQEAIEAMGYVPNRAARSLASRRTQSVALVVPESAARVFADPFFASVVQGVALSLGETDYTLTMLIESELQPGKTRRYLLGGNVDGALVVSHHTGDHSYASLTDSLPVVFGGRPIEGNAPENHFVDVDNVHAAEIAVEHLIERGRRRIATIAGPQDMPPGVDRLAGWRRALERHGLDDSLIEVGDFTPASGASAMRRLLERGEGVDGVFVANDQMAIGAYSSIRAAGLSIPGDVAVVGFDDDNYAASATPPLTTVHQPSIEMGATMARVLVDLIEGRPVESVTFLPTNLVVRASA from the coding sequence ATGGTCGCGGCTCGCGCCGGGGTGTCGCGCGCGACCGTCTCGCGCGTCGTCAACGGATCGCCGAAGGTCACCCCCGATGTCGCGCACGCCGTGCAAGAGGCCATCGAGGCGATGGGGTACGTGCCGAACCGCGCGGCCCGATCGCTCGCGAGCCGCCGCACCCAGTCGGTCGCCCTCGTCGTTCCCGAGTCAGCCGCGCGCGTCTTCGCCGACCCGTTCTTCGCGTCGGTCGTGCAGGGCGTCGCCCTCTCGCTCGGCGAGACCGACTACACCCTGACGATGCTCATCGAGTCGGAGCTGCAGCCCGGCAAGACGCGGCGCTACCTGCTCGGCGGCAACGTCGACGGCGCGCTCGTCGTCTCGCACCACACCGGCGACCACTCGTACGCGTCGCTCACCGACTCGCTGCCCGTCGTCTTCGGTGGCCGGCCGATCGAGGGCAACGCCCCCGAGAACCACTTCGTCGACGTCGACAACGTGCACGCCGCCGAGATCGCCGTCGAGCACCTCATCGAGCGCGGCCGGCGCCGCATCGCGACGATCGCGGGCCCGCAGGACATGCCGCCCGGCGTCGACCGGCTCGCGGGGTGGCGCCGAGCGCTCGAACGCCACGGGCTCGACGACTCGCTCATCGAGGTCGGCGACTTCACGCCCGCGTCGGGCGCCTCGGCGATGCGACGCCTGCTCGAACGCGGCGAGGGCGTCGACGGCGTCTTCGTCGCGAACGACCAGATGGCGATCGGCGCGTACTCGTCGATCCGCGCCGCGGGGCTCTCGATTCCCGGTGACGTCGCCGTCGTGGGCTTCGACGACGACAACTATGCGGCCTCGGCGACGCCGCCGCTCACGACGGTGCACCAGCCGTCGATCGAGATGGGTGCGACCATGGCGCGCGTGCTCGTCGACCTCATCGAGGGGCGCCCGGTCGAATCGGTGACGTTCCTGCCGACGAACCTCGTCGTGCGCGCCTCCGCCTGA
- a CDS encoding purple acid phosphatase family protein, with product MSWFRRRPEADGGATRSRLGRSTAGLVGAGGVLVVAGTLALGGSIAAVANGGGLAPPPVSPALVHVPTAMPDRVTLTPSGDPATTQAISWRTSAAVTAPQVQLASVGPTTPTDVVTIAAATTDEFTTDLGYPIKYHSTTLSGLTPDSRYLYRVGDGETWGAWSEFATATEGASDFSFIIQGDAQNDVKSYASRAFRAATEARPFADLVVHLGDLIDTDNSDAEWGEWNYAGGYSQTSINQLATIGNHEYYPGPGLSKYWPAQFDFPNNGPVSDAAVAELTESTYYVDYQGVRFISLNTMRASGALMDEQTAWLEETLASNPHQWTVVTFHHPVFAVTSGRDNAHVRNAWLPLLEQYNVDLVLNGHDHAYGRGNLFANEQNLPEGADAATSQTGPVYLVSVSGPKMYVVDPPESNNWVKNGANLRSVIGDTQLYQLVDVVGNEMHVESWTVAGDLQDAFTITKTPAETRAASTKLVTDTDEPRSSGPGSARSGVAAPTLPDPTVPGAEPVEPTTPPTTPPTTPPTTPPTTPPTTPPTTPPTTEPTPGPTTPPTTEPTPEPTDPATPPTGQPTEPTGAPTEPTTAPTDPTTPPVAGGLSPTNGGALSSTGADVMPWITGGSLVLAAGAGLLLVARRRHRAEQGDAQNRAEGSA from the coding sequence ATGAGCTGGTTCAGACGACGTCCTGAGGCCGACGGGGGCGCGACGCGCTCTCGCCTGGGCCGATCGACCGCGGGACTCGTGGGGGCGGGCGGCGTGCTCGTCGTCGCGGGCACCCTCGCCCTCGGCGGGTCGATCGCCGCGGTCGCCAACGGCGGCGGCCTCGCACCCCCGCCCGTGAGCCCCGCGCTCGTGCACGTGCCGACCGCGATGCCCGACCGCGTCACGCTCACGCCGTCGGGCGACCCGGCGACGACGCAGGCGATCAGCTGGCGGACGTCGGCCGCGGTGACGGCTCCGCAGGTGCAGCTCGCCTCGGTCGGCCCCACGACGCCGACGGATGTCGTGACGATCGCCGCGGCGACGACCGACGAGTTCACGACCGATCTGGGCTACCCGATCAAGTACCACTCCACGACGCTCTCGGGTCTGACACCCGACTCGCGTTACCTCTACCGCGTCGGCGACGGCGAGACGTGGGGCGCGTGGAGCGAGTTCGCGACGGCGACCGAGGGTGCGAGCGACTTCTCGTTCATCATCCAGGGCGACGCCCAGAACGACGTCAAGTCGTACGCCTCGCGTGCGTTCCGTGCGGCGACCGAGGCCCGGCCCTTCGCCGACCTCGTCGTGCACCTCGGCGACCTCATCGACACCGACAACTCCGACGCCGAATGGGGCGAGTGGAACTACGCCGGCGGATACTCGCAGACGAGCATCAACCAGCTCGCGACGATCGGCAACCACGAGTACTACCCGGGCCCCGGTCTCTCGAAGTACTGGCCGGCCCAGTTCGACTTCCCGAACAACGGACCCGTGAGCGACGCCGCCGTCGCCGAGCTCACCGAGTCGACCTACTACGTCGATTACCAGGGCGTGCGCTTCATCTCGCTCAACACGATGCGAGCGAGCGGCGCCCTCATGGACGAGCAGACCGCGTGGCTCGAAGAGACGCTCGCGTCGAACCCGCACCAGTGGACCGTCGTGACGTTCCACCACCCCGTCTTCGCCGTGACGTCGGGCCGCGACAACGCACACGTGCGTAACGCGTGGCTTCCCCTCCTCGAGCAGTACAACGTCGACCTCGTACTGAACGGCCATGACCACGCCTACGGGCGCGGCAACCTGTTCGCCAACGAGCAGAACCTCCCCGAGGGAGCGGATGCCGCGACGAGCCAGACGGGCCCCGTCTACCTCGTCTCGGTGAGCGGTCCGAAGATGTACGTCGTCGACCCGCCCGAGTCGAACAACTGGGTGAAGAACGGCGCGAACCTGCGCTCGGTGATCGGTGATACGCAGCTCTACCAGCTCGTCGACGTCGTCGGCAACGAGATGCACGTCGAGTCGTGGACGGTCGCGGGCGACCTGCAGGACGCCTTCACGATCACGAAGACGCCCGCCGAGACGCGTGCCGCATCGACGAAGCTCGTGACCGACACCGACGAGCCGCGCTCGTCGGGACCGGGTTCCGCACGCTCGGGCGTCGCCGCTCCGACGCTGCCCGACCCGACCGTGCCGGGTGCCGAGCCGGTCGAGCCGACCACTCCGCCGACCACGCCGCCCACGACGCCGCCGACCACCCCGCCGACGACGCCCCCGACGACGCCTCCCACCACCCCGCCGACGACCGAGCCGACCCCCGGCCCGACCACGCCGCCGACGACAGAGCCCACGCCCGAGCCCACCGACCCCGCGACGCCGCCCACCGGGCAGCCCACGGAGCCGACCGGCGCACCCACCGAGCCGACGACCGCGCCGACCGACCCGACGACCCCGCCGGTCGCCGGTGGCCTCAGCCCGACGAACGGCGGCGCACTGAGCTCCACTGGTGCCGACGTGATGCCGTGGATCACGGGCGGTTCGCTCGTGCTCGCCGCGGGAGCCGGACTCCTCCTCGTCGCCCGTCGTCGCCACCGCGCCGAGCAAGGTGACGCACAGAATCGCGCGGAGGGATCCGCGTGA